In the genome of Blastopirellula marina, one region contains:
- a CDS encoding M28 family peptidase — protein sequence MLHFNRYPQNVSLVLTIVLSLAVLPQTNAEDRASTEATLGKLKQTLGYLASDELKGRGIGTEGLEEASEFLAKQFEQMGLQTNLVNGTPFQPFEVNISSEMGPADKNTLQLVSGDTVKTLKLGADFTPLSVGGSSKFDAPLVFVGYGISAKKLEYDEYEGLDVKGKIVVIVRKEPQQNNPHSVFDGTGASQHALFNRKISNAYQEGAAGVILINDSYGLAAEREQVQSAFDTAVNDLMKRNSEYSQKETHSNEEVIQYAKDVSSLSEKITEYGEQLESGMDKLIPMSGAGNESSRPEFPVMFAKRSDFEPLIEKQFGKTLAEIESEIDKNLKPIVGDIEGWKAVGQTDVVRTKATIRNVIGMIEAPNATSDEVIIIGAHYDHLGMGGSGSLAPLTHEIHNGADDNASGTTALLTVTQRLVAIKDQLRHRVLVIAFSGEEEGLLGSAHYVKEPVIPLDKTLMMFNMDMVGRLDENKLICMGSGTAKMFEPLLTKINEKYDFKLTMDPGGFGPSDHASFYAKQLPVLALFTGTHNDYHRPSDDADKINYEGMARIIDYAVEFLLAVDKADDRPMYVQVEEKRPEMRGGSRPYFGSIPDFAQVGKGYGIQGVSPGSPAADAGLKGGDVMVDLGGNRIGGLEDFDAALRKYKGGDKVEVTVLRDGKEVTLTVTLAPPR from the coding sequence ATGCTTCACTTCAACCGCTATCCGCAAAATGTCTCGTTGGTTCTGACAATCGTGCTCAGTCTGGCTGTTTTGCCTCAGACTAATGCGGAAGATCGAGCGAGCACCGAAGCAACTCTAGGAAAGCTCAAGCAGACACTCGGTTATTTAGCCTCCGACGAACTCAAGGGCCGTGGTATTGGAACGGAAGGTTTGGAAGAGGCCTCTGAGTTTCTGGCCAAGCAGTTCGAGCAAATGGGACTACAAACCAATCTGGTAAACGGCACTCCCTTTCAGCCGTTTGAAGTGAATATCTCGTCAGAAATGGGACCCGCAGATAAGAACACGCTTCAGCTGGTCTCAGGCGATACAGTGAAAACGTTGAAGTTGGGCGCCGACTTCACGCCCCTCTCGGTTGGAGGAAGCAGCAAGTTTGACGCACCTCTGGTCTTCGTTGGCTACGGTATTTCGGCGAAAAAGCTAGAGTACGACGAATACGAAGGTCTCGATGTGAAAGGCAAGATCGTCGTGATCGTTCGCAAAGAGCCGCAACAAAATAACCCACATAGCGTGTTCGATGGCACGGGCGCTTCGCAGCACGCATTATTCAATCGCAAGATCTCAAATGCCTACCAAGAGGGGGCTGCCGGGGTGATTCTGATAAACGATTCCTACGGCTTAGCCGCAGAACGTGAACAGGTACAATCGGCGTTCGATACGGCGGTTAACGACTTGATGAAACGCAATTCAGAATATTCCCAGAAGGAAACGCACTCCAACGAAGAAGTCATTCAGTACGCGAAGGACGTTTCTTCTTTGAGTGAGAAAATCACCGAGTATGGGGAACAGTTGGAATCCGGCATGGATAAGCTCATTCCCATGTCGGGAGCTGGCAACGAGTCGAGCCGTCCTGAGTTTCCCGTCATGTTCGCGAAACGCAGCGATTTCGAGCCGTTGATCGAAAAGCAATTCGGTAAGACCTTGGCCGAGATCGAATCCGAGATCGATAAGAATCTGAAGCCGATCGTAGGTGATATCGAAGGATGGAAGGCCGTCGGTCAAACTGACGTTGTCCGGACGAAAGCGACGATTCGCAATGTGATTGGAATGATCGAAGCCCCCAACGCGACCTCGGATGAAGTGATCATCATTGGTGCCCACTACGACCACCTTGGCATGGGAGGATCGGGAAGTCTGGCCCCGCTGACTCATGAGATTCACAACGGGGCAGACGACAATGCATCGGGTACGACCGCATTGCTGACGGTCACACAGCGTCTGGTGGCGATCAAGGATCAGTTGCGACATCGAGTGTTGGTGATTGCCTTCTCAGGCGAAGAAGAGGGGCTGCTTGGCAGTGCCCATTATGTGAAGGAACCGGTCATTCCGCTCGACAAGACGTTGATGATGTTCAACATGGATATGGTGGGACGGCTGGATGAAAATAAACTGATCTGTATGGGCAGCGGCACCGCCAAGATGTTTGAACCTCTGCTGACGAAGATCAACGAGAAGTACGACTTCAAGTTGACCATGGACCCAGGCGGGTTTGGGCCAAGCGATCATGCTTCGTTCTACGCAAAGCAGCTACCTGTGCTGGCTCTGTTCACCGGAACCCACAACGATTACCACCGTCCGAGCGACGATGCCGACAAAATCAACTATGAAGGTATGGCTCGCATCATCGACTACGCGGTCGAATTCCTGTTAGCGGTTGATAAAGCAGACGATCGCCCCATGTATGTTCAGGTCGAAGAAAAACGACCCGAGATGCGGGGTGGGTCGCGCCCCTATTTCGGAAGTATTCCTGACTTTGCCCAGGTGGGCAAAGGATACGGGATACAAGGAGTCAGCCCCGGAAGTCCCGCTGCAGATGCAGGTCTGAAGGGAGGGGACGTGATGGTCGATCTCGGGGGAAACCGTATTGGTGGCTTGGAAGATTTCGACGCCGCGTTGCGTAAGTACAAAGGTGGAGACAAGGTCGAAGTCACCGTCCTGCGTGATGGCAAAGAGGTGACGTTGACCGTCACGCTGGCACCACCTCGTTAA